One Brassica napus cultivar Da-Ae chromosome C2, Da-Ae, whole genome shotgun sequence DNA window includes the following coding sequences:
- the LOC106380012 gene encoding uncharacterized protein LOC106380012 isoform X2, producing MDSQQRSLCFISLAFLFITCSSAEFLIQQVTQGRGTENNSSYSLDANLGVTRVLRHERPSSKIVTIAGYSVIKGRGEPYESSVFEAAGYKWRLVLYVVGNANDGGAGYISLYVRIEETESLPFGWELNNVDLKLFVHNPKLNKYLTVTDGALKRFNGVKKELGFGQLIALSTFENTNEGYIVQDTCSFGAEILIVKPAEVQEKVTFISNPPDNVFTWKILRFSNLEDKFYYSADFLVGDRYWRLGFNPKGDGGGRPHALPIFLFAQGFGPNAVATNTWGAVNLRLKNQRSTNHRQIYSAPYSKRLWRGSKQYHIVSRFKRCIQRVFSE from the exons ATGGATAGTCAACAAAGGAGTTTGTGTTTCATTTCTCTAGCTTTTCTCTTCATCACTTGCTCTTCAGCTGAGTTCCTCATTCAACAGGTCACGCAAGGCAGAGGAACTGAGAACAACAGTTCTTACAGTCTCGACGCGAATCTTG GAGTGACAAGAGTGTTGAGACACGAGCGACCATCGAGTAAGATAGTGACAATAGCTGGCTACTCCGTTATTAAAGGAAGAGGCGAACCCTACGAGTCCTCTGTTTTTGAAGCTGCTGGTTACAAATG gaGATTAGTTTTGTACGTGGTTGGTAATGCTAACGATGGTGGAGCTGGCTATATATCACTTTACGTGAGAATCGAAGAGACTGAATCTCTTCCCTTTGGTTGGGAACTCAATAATGTTGATCTCAAACTCTTTGTCCACAATCCAAAGCTGAACAAGTACTTGACTGTCACAG ATGGGGCATTGAAGCGATTCAATGGAGTGAAAAAAGAGTTGGGATTTGGACAATTGATTGCTCTTTCAACATTCGAGAACACCAACGAAGGGTACATTGTGCAGGACACTTGCTCTTTTGGTGCTGAGATCCTCATAGTTAAACCAGCCGAGGTACAAGAGAAAGTGACGTTCATATCAAACCCTCCAGACAATGTATTTACTTGGAAGATACTTCGTTTCTCCAACTTGGAAGATAAATTCTACTATTCTGCTGATTTTCTCGTTGGAGACCGATACTG GAGATTAGGGTTTAATCCGAAAGGAGATGGAGGAGGAAGACCACATGCACTTCCAATCTTCTTATTTGCTCAAGGCTTTGGGCCAAACGCAGTCGCTACAAACACTTGGGGAGCGGTCAATCTGCGCTTAAAGAATCAACGAAGCACCAACCATAGACAAATATATT ctGCACCCTATTCGAAGCGGTTATGGCGTGGGAGTAAACAATATCATATTGTTAGCAGATTTAAACGATGCATCCAAAGGGTATTTAGTGAATGA